The Streptomyces sp. NBC_01463 DNA window ACTCGCCGTTCTTGAGGGCGGTGTTGGCCTGGGGGATGTTGCGCGCGGTGGCGACGAGCAGACCGCAGGCCAGCTCGGCGGCGGTGACGATGTTGGAGGTCGGGGCGTTCACGACCATGACGCCGGCCTTGGTGGCCGAGGAGACATCGACGTTGTCCAGACCGACACCCGCGCGGGCGACGACCTTCAGCTTCTTCGCGGCGGCGATGGCCTCGGCGTCGACCTTGGTGGCGGAGCGCACCAGGATGGCGTCGACATCGACGATCGCGGGGAGGAGCTCGGCGCGGTCCGCGCCGTTGCAGTGCCGGATCTCGAAGTCCGGTCCCAGGGCGTCCACCGTGGCGGGCGACAGCTCTTCAGCGATGAGTACGACAGGTTTCGAGCTCACGTGAGTCCTCACAGATCCAGTGCGGACGGCCGTCCCGACGGCCGCAGGCGGTGGAGGGGCTTGCCGCGTGGAAGACGCACGACACTGTGGGCCTGACGCGTGTATGTGTTCCGAAGTGTAGTCATGCGCGACGACGCATACTGCGCCCCGTTGGAAGGATCACCCACATGAGGCTGGACGACTTGTACACACGTACGACGCCGCCTCTTCCAGCGGATGAAACAGGGCGGATGCCCGGAGGGGGCGGGCCGTGGCCCGCCCCCTCCGGGCACCGGTGTTACGCGTCCTCGTCGTTGACCCAGCTCATGAGCTTGCGGAGCTCACGGCCGGTGGTCTCCAGCAGGTGGTCGCTGTCGGCCTTCTTGTACTCGTTGTACTTGGGCAGACCGTTGTGGTACTCGGCCATCCAGGCGTTGGCGAAGGTGCCGTCCTGGATCTCGGTGAGGACCTTCTTCATCTCGGCCTTGGTGGCGTCCGTGATGATCCGCGGGCCGGTGACGTAGTCGCCCCACTCGGCGGTCTCCGAGATCGACCAGCGCATCTTCTCCAGGCCGCCCTCGTACATGAGGTCCACGATGAGCTTCAGCTCGTGGAGGCACTCGAAGTACGCGATCTCCGGCTGGTAGCCGGCCTCGGTCAGGGTCTCGAAACCGGCCTTCACCAGGGCGGCGGTGCCACCGCAGAGAACGGCCTGCTCGCCGAAGAGGTCGGTCTCGGTCTCCTCGGTGAACGTCGTCTTGATGACGCCGGCGCGGGTGCCGCCGATGCCCTTGGCGTACGAGAGGGCGAGCTCCAGGCCCTTGCCCGTGGCGTCCTGCTCCACGGCCACGATGCACGGAACGCCGCGGCCCTCCTCGTACTGGCGGCGGACCAGGTGGCCCGGGCCCTTCGGGGCGACCATGCAGACGTCGACGCCGGCCGGCGGCTTGATGAAGCCGAAGCGGATGTTCAGGCCGTGGCCGAAGAACAGCGCGTCGCCGTCCTTGAGGTTGTCCTTGACGGACTCCTCGTAGACC harbors:
- the ilvC gene encoding ketol-acid reductoisomerase, with the translated sequence MAELFYDDDADLSIIQGRKVAVLGYGSQGHAHALSLRDSGVDVRVGLHEGSKSKAKAEEQGLRVVTPAQASAEADVIMILVPDPIQAQVYEESVKDNLKDGDALFFGHGLNIRFGFIKPPAGVDVCMVAPKGPGHLVRRQYEEGRGVPCIVAVEQDATGKGLELALSYAKGIGGTRAGVIKTTFTEETETDLFGEQAVLCGGTAALVKAGFETLTEAGYQPEIAYFECLHELKLIVDLMYEGGLEKMRWSISETAEWGDYVTGPRIITDATKAEMKKVLTEIQDGTFANAWMAEYHNGLPKYNEYKKADSDHLLETTGRELRKLMSWVNDEDA